A part of Pectinatus sottacetonis genomic DNA contains:
- a CDS encoding ABC transporter ATP-binding protein, translating to MKVFYRFIEFYKPHMRLFFFDLICATLVAAVDLSFPQLLYYATHTLFVGPQNEIIKGCIYIAAIMIVLYVIRYFSQLYITTWGHIMGARMESEMRRILFEKYQALSFSYYDKNNTGIMMSKLVSDLFDISELAHHGPENLFLAILEITGAFILMGMINVQLSAILFTIMLLMLFFGVWQNRKMKAVFLDNRKKIADVNSSLQDSLAGIRVVKSFGNEVLEHAKFKKSNDKFLASKNASYMAMGRFVAGGGVFVGLSYMAVLSAGGYFIAHNMLKPTDLAVFALYIGIFLKPINMLISFTEQFQKGYTGFCRFVDIIDTDIAIKDKLGAIDIGKVKGNIAYKNVSFSYEDSQNVLENISFTVRAGNTVALVGPSGGGKTTICSLLPRFYDVTDGSICIDGRDIRDIKIASLRNNIGIVQQDVYMFNGTIKSNIAYGKPNAPEEEIIAAAKQANIHDFIMSLPDKYDSLVGERGTRLSGGQKQRISIARVFLKNPRILILDEATSALDNESERYIQKSLDLLAENRTTVVVAHRLSTIQNADEILVIRHHNITERGSHEELMQKNGLYARYYRMQFHKQTSAETNKKN from the coding sequence ATGAAAGTTTTTTATCGTTTTATTGAATTTTACAAACCGCATATGCGGTTATTTTTTTTCGATTTGATTTGTGCGACTTTAGTGGCTGCTGTAGATCTGTCTTTTCCACAGCTTTTATATTATGCGACGCATACGTTATTCGTGGGACCGCAGAACGAAATAATAAAAGGTTGTATTTATATAGCTGCTATAATGATAGTTCTTTATGTAATAAGATATTTTTCACAACTTTATATAACAACATGGGGTCATATAATGGGAGCGCGCATGGAAAGTGAAATGAGACGTATTTTATTTGAAAAATATCAGGCACTGTCCTTTTCATATTATGATAAAAATAATACAGGAATAATGATGAGCAAACTTGTTTCCGATTTATTTGACATCTCAGAACTGGCGCATCATGGACCAGAAAATCTGTTTTTGGCAATATTGGAAATTACCGGAGCTTTTATTTTAATGGGAATGATAAATGTACAGCTGTCGGCAATATTATTTACCATAATGTTGCTAATGCTATTTTTTGGCGTATGGCAGAATCGTAAAATGAAAGCAGTATTTCTTGATAATAGAAAGAAAATAGCTGATGTAAATTCATCTTTGCAGGATAGCCTGGCGGGAATACGGGTAGTCAAATCATTTGGTAATGAAGTGCTTGAACATGCTAAATTTAAAAAAAGTAATGATAAGTTTCTTGCGTCTAAAAATGCTAGCTATATGGCAATGGGACGTTTTGTTGCCGGAGGTGGCGTTTTTGTCGGATTGAGTTATATGGCAGTGCTTTCGGCAGGTGGCTATTTTATAGCACATAATATGTTAAAACCAACTGACTTGGCAGTATTTGCGCTTTATATAGGGATATTTTTAAAACCAATAAATATGCTTATAAGTTTTACTGAGCAGTTTCAGAAAGGTTATACAGGTTTTTGCCGATTTGTTGATATAATAGATACTGATATTGCAATAAAAGATAAATTGGGTGCAATAGATATTGGGAAAGTAAAAGGCAATATAGCTTACAAAAATGTTTCTTTTTCCTACGAAGACAGCCAGAATGTTTTAGAAAATATAAGCTTTACGGTAAGAGCAGGTAACACTGTTGCCTTAGTGGGACCTTCAGGCGGAGGAAAAACGACGATTTGTTCACTTTTGCCACGTTTTTATGATGTAACAGACGGATCTATTTGTATTGATGGGAGAGATATAAGAGATATAAAGATTGCTTCTTTAAGAAATAATATAGGGATTGTACAACAGGATGTTTATATGTTTAATGGAACAATAAAGTCAAATATAGCCTATGGAAAGCCTAATGCACCAGAAGAGGAAATTATTGCCGCGGCAAAGCAGGCTAATATACATGATTTTATTATGAGTCTGCCAGATAAATATGACAGCTTGGTAGGGGAACGGGGAACGAGGCTTTCAGGTGGACAAAAGCAGCGTATTTCCATAGCCAGAGTATTTTTAAAGAATCCCCGTATTTTAATACTTGATGAAGCAACAAGTGCGTTAGATAATGAAAGTGAACGCTATATTCAAAAATCGTTGGATTTACTAGCGGAAAATCGTACAACTGTAGTAGTGGCACATCGTCTTAGCACTATCCAGAATGCAGATGAAATTCTTGTAATACGGCATCATAATATTACAGAACGTGGCAGT
- a CDS encoding 3'-5' exonuclease, which yields MKYIIIDLEMNPIINKFKEERCICKNEIVEIGAVIVDDSYKKTAQYRQYVKPQYNPIGKRYEKLTGVTNELVEDAPYFAIAMQEFGQWLKVYCNKDEALSVYAWSENDRRQIEQEVTLKKMKLENYPVLICPWYDLQKEYCSMLGLNRMITLRAAVGAMGENFVGRMHDALWDAENTARIFILSRDKKNFQKVMDPVLNVLKPSSPMTYSLGDLFGDKLKGMKVE from the coding sequence ATGAAATATATTATTATTGATTTAGAGATGAATCCTATAATAAATAAATTTAAAGAAGAACGCTGTATTTGTAAGAATGAGATAGTAGAAATAGGAGCTGTTATAGTAGATGACAGCTATAAAAAAACGGCACAGTACCGTCAATATGTAAAACCACAGTATAATCCTATAGGAAAACGCTATGAAAAACTTACAGGTGTTACAAATGAACTAGTAGAGGATGCTCCGTATTTTGCAATAGCAATGCAGGAATTTGGCCAATGGCTCAAGGTATATTGCAACAAGGATGAAGCTTTATCTGTTTACGCGTGGAGCGAAAATGACCGCAGGCAGATAGAACAGGAAGTTACTCTCAAAAAAATGAAATTAGAAAATTATCCAGTGCTTATTTGTCCGTGGTATGATTTACAAAAAGAATATTGTTCAATGCTTGGATTAAACAGGATGATAACATTACGGGCAGCTGTCGGGGCAATGGGAGAAAATTTTGTTGGCAGAATGCATGATGCTTTATGGGATGCTGAAAATACAGCTCGTATTTTCATCTTGTCACGTGATAAAAAGAATTTTCAAAAAGTCATGGATCCTGTATTGAATGTTTTGAAACCAAGCAGTCCGATGACATATTCACTGGGGGATTTATTTGGTGATAAATTAAAAGGGATGAAAGTGGAATAA
- a CDS encoding sodium ion-translocating decarboxylase subunit beta translates to MGAFAVALHSVWADSGYISLHMSNIIMMIIAGILLYLAIVKGFEPLLLTPIAFGCILANFPNNGFEEGVMHAISMGIHFEIFPPLIFLGVGAMTDFGPLIANPNTLWLGAAAQFGVFIALYGAMSMGFTVQQAASIGIIGGADGPTAIYLATKLAPEILGAVAVAAYSYMSLVPLIQPPVMRLLTTKKEREIKMGQLRHVSKFEKILFPIITTIVISLLLPSISALIGMLMLGNLFRESGVTDRLADTAQNALINIVTIFLALGTGLTMSGDAFLRLATIKIILLGLLAFIVGTAAGVLLGKVMCYFSGGKVNPLIGSAGVSAVPMAARVSQIEGQRANPSNYLLMHAMGPNVAGVIGTAVAAGTMLAMFG, encoded by the coding sequence ATGGGAGCCTTTGCTGTAGCACTGCACTCGGTATGGGCTGACAGTGGATATATATCACTGCACATGAGTAATATAATAATGATGATAATAGCAGGGATTCTACTGTATCTGGCGATAGTAAAAGGATTTGAACCATTACTTTTGACCCCAATTGCTTTTGGCTGTATATTAGCTAATTTTCCCAATAATGGGTTTGAAGAAGGTGTCATGCATGCCATAAGCATGGGAATTCATTTTGAAATTTTTCCGCCTTTAATATTTTTAGGTGTAGGGGCGATGACAGATTTTGGGCCGCTTATTGCTAACCCAAATACGTTATGGTTGGGAGCAGCAGCACAGTTTGGTGTTTTTATTGCCCTCTATGGAGCAATGTCGATGGGTTTCACAGTACAGCAAGCTGCTTCTATTGGAATTATCGGCGGGGCTGACGGACCAACCGCCATTTATCTGGCAACAAAACTGGCACCGGAGATTCTGGGAGCTGTTGCCGTGGCGGCGTATTCTTATATGTCTTTAGTGCCGCTTATCCAACCGCCGGTCATGCGGCTTTTGACAACTAAAAAAGAACGTGAAATAAAGATGGGGCAATTACGTCATGTAAGCAAGTTTGAAAAAATCTTGTTCCCGATAATCACAACAATAGTCATAAGCTTATTGCTGCCATCGATATCAGCTCTTATTGGTATGCTTATGCTGGGAAATCTGTTCCGTGAATCAGGTGTTACTGATCGTCTGGCTGATACAGCGCAAAATGCCCTTATCAACATTGTTACCATTTTTCTGGCATTGGGCACAGGTCTTACCATGTCGGGTGATGCTTTTCTCCGTCTGGCAACAATAAAAATTATATTATTAGGTTTATTAGCTTTTATTGTGGGGACAGCTGCTGGTGTTCTTTTGGGAAAAGTAATGTGTTATTTCAGCGGAGGAAAAGTGAATCCGTTGATTGGCTCAGCTGGTGTTTCAGCAGTTCCTATGGCAGCACGTGTTTCACAAATTGAAGGACAGCGGGCTAATCCAAGCAATTATTTGCTTATGCATGCCATGGGACCGAATGTTGCCGGAGTTATCGGAACGGCTGTGGCAGCAGGGACAATGCTGGCTATGTTTGGCTGA
- a CDS encoding OadG family protein has protein sequence MHGTHDPLLIMLINMTIVFAVLFVLSLIIRLLKVINDAIYEKKGKTDIPSPVSIRRPSAVPSASLPQEKKLNMEDKTLLAVITTAIMAYGYKDVKIRSIVKKS, from the coding sequence ATGCATGGTACACATGATCCTCTGCTTATAATGCTGATAAATATGACGATCGTTTTTGCTGTGTTGTTTGTTTTGAGTCTGATAATAAGACTTTTAAAAGTCATTAATGATGCTATTTATGAAAAAAAAGGCAAAACAGATATACCAAGTCCCGTATCTATACGAAGACCGTCTGCAGTGCCGTCAGCCTCCCTGCCACAGGAGAAAAAGCTTAATATGGAAGACAAAACTTTGCTTGCTGTTATAACTACAGCGATTATGGCTTATGGGTATAAAGATGTAAAAATAAGATCCATTGTCAAAAAGTCATAG
- a CDS encoding serine hydroxymethyltransferase, translating into METEKILSSIAAFDPQLYNYFQDELQKQKYALSLMPEENYTSPLSAYLEGSILSNTSMTHHDEEAPAGLESITVSRVNKLYGSEHASIRTSNIAAASRVVFYSLLKKGDTVLSLDNRKKDHCNSESLQFNFVKFSIDPHEQRIKLDQVEKLANEHKPKIIIFSPVNYPRIVDYKHLSDIAKSVGAYMWFDICQNAGLVAAKEIPSPVPYADVVTFSTHDSLQGPQGCVILCRKKMAKSIDNTVITTGHFALKKNILAALAIVFKEAATEKYGQYCHQVILNAKSLQKGLEEEGLEILCGGTDTNLVLLNLTKLQMSCNKACSALRLAGIMTKPTVLTTAEDKITFDILRLSSLILTTRGLKEAEMYTIGHMIGIVLKNHNNPEKLDEIRQDITDIAIQYPLFSDEWLAAKAILNPVYSGGNLSLPHELAAERKKAVLKKILGFIKK; encoded by the coding sequence ATGGAGACAGAAAAAATACTCAGTTCAATAGCAGCTTTTGATCCTCAATTATATAATTATTTTCAAGATGAACTACAAAAACAGAAATATGCCTTATCACTTATGCCGGAGGAAAATTATACTTCACCACTGAGTGCGTATTTGGAAGGCAGTATATTAAGCAATACTTCCATGACACACCATGATGAGGAAGCTCCTGCTGGTTTGGAAAGTATTACGGTCAGTCGTGTCAATAAATTGTACGGCAGTGAACATGCGAGTATCCGTACAAGTAATATAGCAGCTGCATCAAGGGTCGTTTTTTATAGTTTGTTGAAAAAAGGTGATACTGTATTATCACTGGATAATCGTAAGAAAGATCACTGTAACAGCGAAAGCTTACAATTTAATTTTGTTAAATTTAGTATAGATCCGCATGAACAGCGCATAAAACTTGATCAGGTCGAAAAACTGGCTAACGAACATAAACCAAAAATTATAATTTTTTCACCGGTAAATTACCCGCGGATAGTTGACTATAAGCATTTATCCGATATTGCAAAATCTGTTGGAGCATATATGTGGTTTGATATCTGCCAGAATGCAGGGCTTGTTGCGGCAAAGGAAATACCTTCACCGGTTCCCTATGCTGATGTAGTTACATTTTCCACGCATGATTCACTGCAGGGACCGCAGGGATGTGTTATCTTATGCAGAAAAAAAATGGCTAAAAGTATAGATAATACCGTTATAACAACAGGCCATTTTGCCTTAAAGAAAAACATCCTCGCTGCTTTAGCTATTGTGTTTAAAGAAGCAGCTACAGAAAAATACGGGCAATATTGCCATCAAGTAATACTAAATGCCAAGTCTTTACAAAAAGGACTGGAAGAAGAAGGCTTAGAAATATTATGCGGTGGTACGGATACAAATCTGGTTTTATTGAATCTTACAAAGCTGCAGATGTCATGTAATAAAGCGTGTTCAGCTTTACGACTAGCGGGAATAATGACAAAACCTACAGTATTGACAACAGCAGAAGACAAAATCACTTTTGATATTTTGCGTTTATCCAGCCTTATTTTAACGACACGTGGATTAAAGGAAGCTGAAATGTACACGATAGGCCATATGATAGGGATTGTCCTTAAAAACCACAATAATCCGGAAAAATTAGATGAAATAAGACAGGATATAACAGATATAGCTATACAATATCCATTGTTTTCAGATGAATGGCTGGCAGCAAAAGCTATATTAAATCCTGTATACAGTGGTGGTAATTTATCCCTGCCCCATGAGCTGGCAGCTGAACGCAAAAAAGCTGTACTGAAAAAAATATTGGGTTTTATAAAAAAATAG
- a CDS encoding fructose-6-phosphate aldolase: protein MKYLIDTANLEMITKCNDLLPIAGVTSNPSIIKKEGKIDFFAHFRKIRQIIGSEKAIHIQILAQDSEGIIREAHKILDNVDKNVYIKVPVTPQGLKAVQLLKKENIGVTATAIYNKTQGFLAMEAGADFIAPYYNRMENLDIDAADTVASFANMINAYGYETQIIAASFKNMAQVNTALACGAQLVTMAPDILLSALAVPSIKKAVDDFDDDWKKIFGNSSICDMK from the coding sequence ATGAAATATTTAATTGACACTGCTAATCTTGAAATGATAACAAAATGTAATGATTTATTGCCAATCGCAGGAGTTACAAGCAACCCCAGTATAATAAAAAAAGAAGGAAAAATAGACTTTTTCGCTCATTTTAGAAAAATACGCCAAATAATTGGGTCGGAAAAAGCAATCCATATTCAGATATTGGCGCAGGATAGTGAAGGAATAATAAGGGAAGCTCATAAGATACTCGATAATGTCGATAAAAATGTTTATATAAAAGTACCTGTTACCCCACAGGGGCTCAAGGCTGTACAGCTGCTGAAAAAAGAAAATATAGGAGTAACAGCTACGGCTATATATAACAAAACGCAGGGATTTTTAGCAATGGAAGCCGGAGCTGATTTTATTGCACCATATTATAATCGTATGGAAAATCTTGACATTGATGCTGCGGATACTGTAGCTTCTTTTGCTAATATGATTAATGCTTATGGTTATGAAACACAGATCATAGCAGCCAGCTTTAAAAATATGGCACAGGTAAATACGGCATTGGCTTGTGGAGCGCAGTTAGTGACAATGGCTCCGGATATTCTTTTGTCAGCACTTGCGGTTCCCTCAATAAAAAAGGCTGTTGATGATTTTGATGATGACTGGAAAAAAATATTTGGTAATAGCTCTATCTGTGATATGAAATAG
- a CDS encoding glycyl-radical enzyme activating protein — protein MKDKGLVFDIRRFSVHDGAGIRTTVFFKGCPLRCIWCQNPEGIAPKEKLVYFANTCILCGYCTKIKDSAVKLENGKIIFNERKVYNPIEYENICPSGALKMDSRWYDTVELAAIVKKDKIFFKYGGGVTVSGGEPFMQPEFLLLFLKKLKADNINTAVESSLFADAEKIKKAMPFIDTLFADFKIYDNDIHKQYTGMDNTIIKNNLEMLLHSEYKNNIIVRTPLIPQYTATENNLHQIAETITKWYPRVKYELLNYNPLAKAKYQHMDYEYCFKENPPLYTKEEMKYFYNIVRNAAVHIC, from the coding sequence ATGAAAGATAAGGGACTTGTATTTGACATAAGGCGTTTTTCTGTGCATGATGGAGCGGGAATAAGGACAACCGTATTTTTTAAAGGCTGTCCATTGCGCTGCATATGGTGTCAAAACCCTGAGGGGATAGCACCAAAAGAAAAATTGGTTTACTTTGCCAATACGTGTATATTGTGCGGCTATTGTACGAAGATAAAAGATAGTGCTGTTAAATTAGAGAATGGCAAAATTATATTTAATGAACGCAAAGTATATAATCCGATTGAGTATGAAAATATATGTCCATCCGGGGCATTGAAAATGGATAGTAGATGGTATGACACTGTTGAATTGGCAGCTATAGTGAAAAAAGATAAGATATTTTTTAAATATGGCGGTGGAGTAACTGTTTCAGGCGGAGAACCTTTTATGCAGCCGGAATTTCTGCTGCTGTTTTTAAAAAAATTAAAAGCAGATAATATTAATACGGCGGTCGAAAGTTCTTTGTTTGCCGATGCAGAGAAAATAAAAAAGGCAATGCCATTTATAGATACTCTTTTTGCAGATTTTAAAATATATGACAATGACATTCATAAACAATATACAGGAATGGATAATACTATTATAAAAAATAATTTGGAAATGCTGCTGCACTCGGAATATAAAAATAATATAATAGTGCGTACACCACTTATACCACAATATACAGCAACAGAAAATAATCTGCATCAGATAGCAGAAACAATCACTAAATGGTATCCACGGGTAAAATATGAGTTACTCAATTATAACCCATTGGCCAAGGCAAAATATCAGCATATGGATTATGAATATTGTTTTAAAGAGAATCCGCCCTTATATACGAAAGAAGAAATGAAATATTTTTATAATATAGTGAGAAATGCAGCTGTGCATATTTGCTGA
- a CDS encoding glycyl radical protein, with protein MNIKNLKMSGRINILKNKMLSQKRYMSIEQALITTQVYKENETKPVIIKRALALKTSLSKMEIAVEPEELIVGNRTKGVRFGVVSPESGGSWIDRELETLALRPQDKFNVRPEDVEVYRNVIKPYWQGKSLEDVLKNKYKDEFASIGKVAKINQTDHSQGHICPDCEQWLTLGPQKIKEYAQEMLKRDLNNSQQNFYKAVILTMEGAQVFMRRYSILLQQTAERNHKFAPVLERMADICNWISVKPPESFHQAVQSLWFLFVVLQMESNASSFSPGRMDRYLYKFYEKDIKQGIINESQALEIIECLWLKFNQIVYMRNADSAKYFAGFPIGFNIAVGGLDASGEAAENELSYLFLKAQEDLGLPQPNLSVRLNRRTSEKLLEYAIEVVAKGSGMPQFFNDEAVVNTMVNDLNIEKKDALDYAVVGCVELTTQGNNLGWSDAAMFNLNKALELAMNHGRCLLTGKQMGMDMGGLDTYLSYSDLEKAFAAQIDYFIGKMVKACAEVEQGHIDLLPSPFLSAVIDNCMQKGIDVTAGGAKYNLSGIQMIQAANIADSMAALQQIVYKDKRVSGREMLRALQNNFEGFEVLRAVVENKVPKYGNDVEWVDNIAVKWARYFKEKLTRYKNYRGGIYHTGMYTVSAHVPMGENVGASPDGRLAYQPLADGGMSPVYGRDKVGPTAVLQSVAKLDNALTSNGGLLNMKFLPEFFAEEEGIKKFAMFMRAFVELAIPHIQFNVLHREDLLEAKVRPEKYSSLTVRVAGYTAYFTELDGKLQDEIIARTEYGAV; from the coding sequence ATGAATATAAAAAATTTGAAGATGTCTGGGCGTATAAATATTTTAAAAAATAAAATGTTGTCACAGAAGCGGTATATGTCTATAGAACAAGCTCTTATAACAACACAGGTTTATAAAGAAAATGAAACTAAACCCGTTATTATAAAAAGAGCATTAGCGCTAAAAACGTCTTTATCAAAGATGGAAATAGCTGTTGAACCAGAAGAATTGATTGTGGGAAACCGTACTAAAGGGGTAAGGTTTGGCGTAGTATCACCAGAAAGCGGTGGTTCATGGATAGACAGGGAATTGGAAACACTGGCATTGCGTCCGCAGGATAAGTTCAATGTTAGACCAGAAGATGTTGAAGTTTATCGCAATGTTATAAAACCTTACTGGCAGGGAAAATCACTGGAGGATGTATTAAAGAATAAATATAAGGATGAGTTTGCATCTATAGGCAAAGTTGCCAAAATCAATCAAACCGATCACTCACAAGGACATATATGTCCTGACTGTGAACAGTGGTTGACGCTGGGGCCGCAGAAGATAAAAGAATATGCGCAGGAAATGTTAAAACGGGATTTAAATAATTCTCAGCAGAATTTTTATAAAGCTGTTATTTTAACAATGGAAGGCGCGCAAGTATTCATGCGCAGATATAGTATATTATTACAACAGACTGCAGAAAGAAATCATAAATTTGCGCCTGTATTAGAAAGAATGGCCGATATATGCAATTGGATCTCTGTAAAGCCACCGGAATCTTTTCACCAGGCAGTACAGTCTTTATGGTTTTTATTTGTTGTTTTGCAAATGGAATCTAATGCCTCTTCTTTTTCACCTGGACGTATGGATAGATATTTATATAAATTTTATGAAAAAGATATAAAACAGGGCATAATAAATGAAAGTCAGGCGTTAGAAATAATTGAGTGTTTATGGCTTAAATTTAATCAGATTGTCTATATGCGTAATGCTGATAGTGCAAAATATTTTGCTGGTTTTCCTATAGGTTTTAATATTGCAGTGGGTGGACTTGATGCGTCAGGAGAAGCAGCAGAAAATGAGCTGTCATATTTGTTTCTTAAAGCGCAGGAAGATCTGGGCCTGCCCCAGCCAAATTTGTCAGTGCGGTTGAATAGAAGAACTTCGGAAAAATTACTGGAGTATGCTATAGAAGTAGTGGCAAAAGGCAGTGGTATGCCGCAGTTTTTCAATGATGAAGCGGTAGTTAATACCATGGTAAATGATTTAAATATAGAAAAAAAAGATGCTCTTGATTATGCTGTAGTAGGATGTGTTGAACTTACTACTCAGGGAAATAATCTGGGATGGAGCGATGCGGCTATGTTTAATCTAAATAAAGCATTGGAATTGGCAATGAATCATGGCCGGTGCCTGCTTACGGGAAAGCAAATGGGGATGGATATGGGAGGATTAGATACATATCTGTCCTATAGCGATTTGGAAAAAGCTTTTGCAGCACAGATAGATTATTTTATAGGCAAGATGGTAAAAGCCTGTGCAGAGGTTGAACAAGGACATATAGATTTACTGCCATCGCCGTTTTTGTCAGCAGTAATAGATAACTGCATGCAGAAGGGAATTGATGTAACAGCTGGCGGGGCAAAATATAATTTATCCGGGATACAAATGATACAAGCTGCTAATATAGCAGATAGTATGGCAGCTTTGCAGCAGATCGTATATAAAGATAAACGTGTAAGCGGAAGAGAGATGCTGAGGGCATTACAGAATAATTTCGAAGGTTTTGAAGTGTTGCGGGCAGTAGTAGAAAATAAAGTGCCTAAATATGGTAATGATGTTGAGTGGGTAGACAATATTGCTGTTAAATGGGCTCGTTATTTCAAGGAAAAGCTGACACGTTATAAAAATTATCGTGGTGGAATTTATCATACAGGTATGTATACGGTTTCAGCACATGTGCCTATGGGAGAAAATGTCGGAGCTTCACCTGACGGCCGGTTAGCATATCAACCGTTAGCTGATGGCGGAATGTCACCAGTATATGGGCGTGATAAGGTCGGCCCAACAGCAGTATTGCAGTCAGTGGCGAAACTTGATAATGCACTCACTTCTAATGGTGGTTTGCTGAATATGAAATTTCTACCGGAATTTTTTGCTGAAGAAGAAGGAATAAAGAAATTTGCCATGTTTATGCGTGCGTTCGTGGAACTTGCGATACCACATATACAATTTAATGTTTTGCATAGAGAAGATTTGCTGGAAGCAAAGGTACGTCCAGAAAAGTATAGCAGCCTGACAGTCCGTGTTGCTGGTTACACAGCATATTTTACAGAACTTGACGGAAAACTTCAGGATGAAATAATTGCCAGGACAGAGTATGGTGCGGTATGA
- a CDS encoding PTS fructose-like transporter subunit IIB, translating into MNILAVTACPSGVAHTYMAAEALKKAAEAKGHNIKVETQGSIGIENVIVEADVENADVVILTKDMPIKNEVRFKNNLLVRVAISDAVKKAPAIILKIEKHLANK; encoded by the coding sequence ATGAATATATTAGCAGTAACAGCGTGTCCATCTGGAGTAGCTCATACGTATATGGCTGCTGAGGCTTTGAAAAAAGCAGCTGAGGCAAAGGGACATAATATAAAAGTAGAAACACAAGGCTCTATTGGAATAGAAAATGTTATAGTTGAAGCAGATGTAGAAAATGCAGATGTTGTGATTTTGACTAAGGATATGCCTATAAAAAATGAAGTTCGGTTCAAAAATAATTTACTGGTGCGGGTGGCAATAAGTGATGCTGTAAAAAAAGCACCGGCCATTATTTTGAAAATAGAAAAACATTTGGCTAATAAATAA
- a CDS encoding PTS fructose transporter subunit EIIC, whose protein sequence is MQEFINIFKRMREHLMNGVSYMIPVVVAGGVLMAVSLIMYGQAGVPEKGLAADIWKIGVTGIGLMVPVLSAYIAASIADRAGIAPGLISGLIAANIGAGFLGGLVSGIIAGIVCYYLKKIPLHPYIRSLEPIIIIPILGTLITSGILLWGIGTYVAIAMGAAKEFLTSMTDANKIVLGLIVGAMIAFDMGGPINKVAYSLMVATVGSGIFSYAGPCAVAIMIPPMSMAIASFIMPKKYSEEEKNAGKSAFFMSLVGITEGAIPFAANDPIRVIPSLMTGSAIGCASAYFFNVQTHVAWGGFIALPVTQNIGGFIASVIIGSVIGAVLVNLLKKNIVESDNNEENMDVELSFED, encoded by the coding sequence ATGCAGGAATTTATAAATATCTTTAAAAGAATGCGTGAACATTTAATGAATGGTGTGTCATATATGATCCCAGTTGTTGTTGCGGGTGGAGTATTAATGGCTGTGTCCCTCATTATGTATGGGCAGGCGGGAGTACCGGAAAAAGGTTTAGCTGCTGATATATGGAAAATAGGAGTTACGGGAATAGGTCTTATGGTACCAGTGTTGTCAGCATATATTGCAGCATCAATAGCAGATAGGGCAGGAATTGCTCCAGGGCTTATAAGCGGACTTATTGCGGCTAACATAGGAGCAGGATTCCTTGGCGGATTGGTTTCAGGGATAATTGCCGGTATTGTATGTTATTACTTGAAAAAAATTCCCTTGCATCCTTATATACGTTCATTGGAACCCATAATAATTATTCCCATATTAGGAACCTTGATTACATCGGGTATATTATTATGGGGAATTGGAACATATGTAGCGATAGCTATGGGGGCAGCAAAAGAATTTCTAACCTCGATGACAGATGCCAATAAAATAGTTTTAGGATTGATTGTTGGTGCAATGATTGCCTTTGATATGGGTGGTCCAATAAATAAGGTAGCATATAGTTTAATGGTTGCTACAGTAGGATCGGGAATATTTTCATATGCGGGGCCTTGCGCGGTAGCTATAATGATACCACCAATGTCTATGGCGATAGCATCTTTTATTATGCCGAAAAAATATTCAGAAGAAGAAAAAAATGCCGGGAAAAGTGCATTTTTTATGAGTCTGGTGGGAATCACGGAAGGGGCTATTCCTTTTGCAGCTAATGACCCCATAAGAGTAATTCCTTCATTGATGACAGGATCAGCTATTGGCTGTGCTTCAGCTTATTTTTTTAATGTGCAGACACACGTAGCATGGGGTGGTTTTATTGCACTGCCTGTAACACAAAATATTGGTGGTTTTATAGCATCGGTAATTATTGGATCAGTAATAGGGGCAGTGCTAGTAAACTTGTTGAAGAAAAATATTGTAGAAAGTGATAATAATGAAGAAAATATGGATGTAGAGCTTTCTTTTGAGGATTAA